A genomic segment from Montipora foliosa isolate CH-2021 chromosome 9, ASM3666993v2, whole genome shotgun sequence encodes:
- the LOC137970429 gene encoding uracil-DNA glycosylase-like isoform X1 yields MLLSRGQTNFLSLSASLRPKKQSRVMNLTISFLALLLLVVCQNCEGARGWSDLEVNVTQRSLKTKAFPKLKCTCKTATYRSCTLQDYIYKHKCFPPKWKTFFGGAGVPQAISKISLKLADILKGKGTHIEPPLKLIFQALKMVSPDKIKAVILGQDPTPQAGQATGVAFSVDGDAREVPAVLNVLLEVALEGWKVNVTDGDLTDWTNEGVLLLNTALTITQGTVGSHLPIWRKFTKLLIKYISDNAQPSAWMLWGYEANSISISRGVSLINTTRHKILKGQHPSPRSVTTTGFNGFFAGGYFKCANEFLAAKGRGEIDWDLTSETFLEPCPA; encoded by the exons ATGCTATTAAGCCGTGGACAAACCAACTTTTTATCTTTATCAGCAAGTCTTCGGCCAAAGAA gcAAAGCCGAGTCATGAATTTGACAATTAGCTTTCTCGCTCTGCTGCTGCTTGTTGTCTGCCAAAACTGCGAAG GAGCTCGAGGTTGGTCGGACCTGGAAGTAAACGTAACTCAGAGATCGTTGAAGACAAAAGCGTTTCCGAAGTTGAAATGTACCTGCAAAACAGCAACATACAGATCGTGCACACTGCAAGATTACATATACAAACACAAGTGTTTTCCACCAAAGTGGAAGACCTTCTTCGGTGGCGCTGGAGTGCCCCAAGCTATAAGTAAGATTTCACTCAAACTCGCCGATATTTTAAAGGGGAAAGGTACGCACATTGAACCACCCCTGAAACTCATATTTCAGGCCCTCAAAATGGTGTCACCCGATAAAATAAAGGCAGTGATTCTCGGCCAAGACCCTACCCCCCAAGCGGGCCAAGCAACGGGAGTAGCCTTCAGTGTTGATGGTGATGCCCGTGAGGTGCCTGCAGTCCTAAATGTGCTACTAGAGGTGGCCTTAGAGGGATGGAAAGTGAACGTTACAGATGGTGACCTGACAGACTGGACAAATGAAGGAGTGCTTCTTTTAAATACCGCCTTGACAATAACGCAGGGAACAGTAGGCTCCCATCTGCCAATTTGGAGGAAATTTACGAAGTTACTCATCAAGTATATCAGCGACAATGCCCAACCTTCTGCTTGGATGCTATGGGGGTATGAAGCGAATTCCATCTCGATAAGTCGCGGAGTCTCGTTAATTAATACAACCAGACACAAGATCTTGAAGGGACAGCATCCATCTCCCAGAAGTGTGACAACCACTGGTTTCAATGGATTCTTTGCTGGTGGCTATTTTAAATGTGCAAACGAGTTTTTAGCTGCAAAAGGAAGAGGCGAAATTGATTGGGATCTGACAAGTGAGACATTCTTGGAGCCCTGTCCCGCATAA
- the LOC137970429 gene encoding uracil-DNA glycosylase-like isoform X2, whose protein sequence is MNLTISFLALLLLVVCQNCEGARGWSDLEVNVTQRSLKTKAFPKLKCTCKTATYRSCTLQDYIYKHKCFPPKWKTFFGGAGVPQAISKISLKLADILKGKGTHIEPPLKLIFQALKMVSPDKIKAVILGQDPTPQAGQATGVAFSVDGDAREVPAVLNVLLEVALEGWKVNVTDGDLTDWTNEGVLLLNTALTITQGTVGSHLPIWRKFTKLLIKYISDNAQPSAWMLWGYEANSISISRGVSLINTTRHKILKGQHPSPRSVTTTGFNGFFAGGYFKCANEFLAAKGRGEIDWDLTSETFLEPCPA, encoded by the exons ATGAATTTGACAATTAGCTTTCTCGCTCTGCTGCTGCTTGTTGTCTGCCAAAACTGCGAAG GAGCTCGAGGTTGGTCGGACCTGGAAGTAAACGTAACTCAGAGATCGTTGAAGACAAAAGCGTTTCCGAAGTTGAAATGTACCTGCAAAACAGCAACATACAGATCGTGCACACTGCAAGATTACATATACAAACACAAGTGTTTTCCACCAAAGTGGAAGACCTTCTTCGGTGGCGCTGGAGTGCCCCAAGCTATAAGTAAGATTTCACTCAAACTCGCCGATATTTTAAAGGGGAAAGGTACGCACATTGAACCACCCCTGAAACTCATATTTCAGGCCCTCAAAATGGTGTCACCCGATAAAATAAAGGCAGTGATTCTCGGCCAAGACCCTACCCCCCAAGCGGGCCAAGCAACGGGAGTAGCCTTCAGTGTTGATGGTGATGCCCGTGAGGTGCCTGCAGTCCTAAATGTGCTACTAGAGGTGGCCTTAGAGGGATGGAAAGTGAACGTTACAGATGGTGACCTGACAGACTGGACAAATGAAGGAGTGCTTCTTTTAAATACCGCCTTGACAATAACGCAGGGAACAGTAGGCTCCCATCTGCCAATTTGGAGGAAATTTACGAAGTTACTCATCAAGTATATCAGCGACAATGCCCAACCTTCTGCTTGGATGCTATGGGGGTATGAAGCGAATTCCATCTCGATAAGTCGCGGAGTCTCGTTAATTAATACAACCAGACACAAGATCTTGAAGGGACAGCATCCATCTCCCAGAAGTGTGACAACCACTGGTTTCAATGGATTCTTTGCTGGTGGCTATTTTAAATGTGCAAACGAGTTTTTAGCTGCAAAAGGAAGAGGCGAAATTGATTGGGATCTGACAAGTGAGACATTCTTGGAGCCCTGTCCCGCATAA